One region of Dehalococcoidia bacterium genomic DNA includes:
- the acs gene encoding acetate--CoA ligase: MADKPEEKKSTITSMSVENRKFPPSKEFTKNAYIKSLAEYKKIYKRSIEDPDGFWGEQADLITWYKKWDKVMVNDFKNARHEWFVGGKLNVSYNCLDRHLTTAKKNKAALIWEGDIGDSRTFTYQQVHYEVSKFANVLKKHGVKKGDRVSIYLPMIPELAFAMLACTRIGAIHSIVFGGFSADALKDRMLDCKSTLLICADGYYRGGKVVQSKANADQALQSCPLVKDVIVVKRANNNAPMVSGRDYFWDEELATVGAVCEPEKMDSEDPLFILYTSGSTGKPKGVLHTTAGYLLYVMRTFQWIFDYKDEDTFWCTADIGWVTGHSYIVYGPLGMGATSLMFEGVPNYPKPDRFWDIIEKYKVNTLYTAPTALRAIMKDGDDWVKKHDLSSLRLLGTVGEPINPEAWIWYYNVIGGGRCPIVDTWWQTETGGILITPLPGAWPIKPGSATLPFPGVAAKVIREDRSQAGVNEGGSLIIEKPWPGLMRGVYGDPERFKNTYFIQNPGVYTTGDGARVDEDGYFWLMGRIDDVINVSGHRIGTAEVESALVSHPKVAEAAVVGMPHDIKGQGIYAYVTLKTGQQKSDELKKELVTHVRKEIGPIATPDKIQWADSLPKTRSGKIMRRILTKIAANDVSNLGDTTTLADPSVVDDLVKNRV; encoded by the coding sequence ACAAACCTGAAGAGAAAAAGTCGACAATCACCTCTATGTCGGTGGAGAACAGGAAGTTCCCGCCCTCCAAAGAATTCACCAAGAACGCTTACATCAAAAGCCTGGCGGAGTACAAGAAGATCTACAAACGATCGATCGAAGACCCCGACGGCTTCTGGGGTGAGCAGGCTGACTTGATCACCTGGTACAAGAAATGGGACAAGGTGATGGTCAACGACTTTAAAAATGCCAGACATGAGTGGTTTGTGGGCGGCAAACTCAACGTATCCTACAACTGCCTGGACAGGCATCTCACCACCGCCAAGAAAAACAAGGCTGCACTTATCTGGGAAGGCGATATCGGAGATTCCCGCACTTTCACTTACCAGCAGGTCCATTACGAGGTCAGTAAGTTCGCCAACGTGCTGAAAAAGCACGGTGTTAAGAAGGGCGACCGCGTTTCCATATACCTGCCTATGATCCCCGAGTTGGCGTTCGCCATGCTGGCCTGCACCAGGATCGGCGCCATCCACAGCATTGTATTCGGCGGATTCAGCGCCGATGCGCTTAAGGACAGGATGCTGGACTGCAAATCGACCCTTCTCATCTGCGCCGATGGCTATTACCGCGGCGGCAAGGTCGTTCAGAGCAAGGCCAACGCCGACCAGGCGCTGCAGTCATGCCCCCTGGTGAAGGACGTGATCGTTGTAAAGCGCGCCAACAATAATGCCCCCATGGTTTCCGGGCGCGATTACTTCTGGGATGAGGAGCTTGCCACTGTCGGCGCCGTTTGCGAGCCCGAGAAAATGGATTCCGAAGATCCCCTCTTCATTCTCTACACCAGCGGCAGCACCGGCAAGCCCAAGGGTGTGCTGCATACCACGGCCGGCTATCTGCTGTATGTTATGAGGACCTTCCAGTGGATATTCGACTATAAGGACGAGGATACCTTCTGGTGCACAGCCGATATCGGATGGGTTACCGGTCACAGCTACATTGTCTACGGTCCCCTGGGTATGGGCGCCACCAGCCTGATGTTCGAGGGCGTGCCCAACTACCCCAAGCCGGACAGGTTCTGGGACATTATCGAGAAATATAAGGTCAATACCCTCTATACCGCGCCCACGGCTCTCCGCGCCATAATGAAAGATGGCGATGACTGGGTCAAAAAGCACGACCTGAGCTCTTTAAGGCTGCTCGGCACGGTCGGCGAGCCGATCAATCCCGAGGCCTGGATATGGTACTACAATGTTATCGGCGGCGGACGCTGCCCCATTGTTGATACATGGTGGCAGACGGAGACCGGCGGCATACTCATCACCCCGCTGCCCGGCGCCTGGCCGATCAAACCGGGATCTGCTACATTACCCTTCCCTGGCGTGGCGGCCAAGGTCATCCGCGAGGACCGCTCGCAGGCCGGCGTTAACGAAGGCGGTTCGCTTATCATCGAGAAGCCGTGGCCCGGCCTCATGCGCGGTGTTTATGGTGATCCGGAGAGGTTCAAGAATACGTACTTCATCCAGAATCCCGGAGTATACACCACTGGCGATGGCGCCAGGGTGGATGAGGACGGTTACTTCTGGTTGATGGGCCGCATCGACGATGTCATCAACGTGTCCGGCCACAGGATCGGAACGGCTGAGGTCGAGAGCGCACTCGTCTCACATCCCAAGGTCGCGGAGGCTGCTGTAGTCGGTATGCCCCACGATATTAAGGGCCAGGGCATTTACGCCTATGTGACCTTAAAGACGGGCCAGCAGAAATCGGACGAGCTCAAGAAAGAGCTGGTTACACATGTCCGCAAGGAGATAGGACCTATCGCGACTCCCGACAAGATACAGTGGGCCGACAGTCTGCCCAAAACCCGCAGCGGCAAGATCATGCGCAGGATCCTGACCAAGATCGCTGCCAATGACGTATCCAACCTGGGTGATACCACCACGCTGGCTGATCCCAGCGTCGTGGACGACCTGGTTAAGAACAGGGTATAA
- a CDS encoding OFA family MFS transporter: MAEEARVFGMPAEKGRWIFVVLGFIINLCLGSVYAYSVFNVPVRNLFNIGAFDSGLPFMVFLAFFAGIFPFSGRLLEKVGPRKLGIIGGVIVGLGWILSGILPSMIPSIWTLIITYGVIAGSGVGLAYSGPIQVATRWFPDKKGLAVGLTVAGFGGSPFVSAYVAKALIDSVTVLPTFLYLGIAFLLLIILLSIPLKFPVADWKPSGWTPKAGAAVASADYDSSQMTKTSSFWGLFICFTIGSLAGLMAISISSPVATGIIKLDSAVAAILVSVFAIFNGGGRPLFGWITDRITPRYAAILSFVIILLASIGMMFAGPGTTTLYVICFAGFWLCLGGWLAIAPTSTATFFGIKFNARNYGIMLLAYGIGAILANFISGFASDLFGSYLRAFIPVGVLAFAGLFIAFFLMKPPKKIS; encoded by the coding sequence ATGGCTGAAGAAGCGAGAGTTTTCGGGATGCCTGCTGAGAAGGGCAGGTGGATCTTCGTTGTATTAGGTTTCATCATCAATCTTTGCCTTGGCAGTGTTTACGCATATAGTGTATTTAATGTCCCTGTCAGAAACCTGTTCAATATCGGAGCATTTGATAGCGGATTACCCTTTATGGTATTCCTCGCCTTTTTCGCCGGTATTTTCCCGTTTAGCGGCAGGTTGCTGGAAAAAGTCGGACCCAGGAAGCTGGGCATTATTGGCGGCGTCATCGTCGGACTGGGATGGATACTATCAGGTATTCTACCATCGATGATACCAAGCATCTGGACACTGATTATTACGTATGGAGTTATCGCGGGATCGGGCGTCGGCCTGGCCTACAGCGGCCCTATTCAGGTTGCTACCAGGTGGTTCCCCGATAAAAAAGGTCTGGCGGTAGGTTTAACTGTGGCCGGTTTTGGCGGATCACCTTTCGTCAGCGCCTATGTCGCAAAAGCGCTCATTGATTCAGTAACCGTTTTACCCACGTTCCTTTATCTCGGCATCGCATTTCTGTTATTAATTATCTTGCTGTCCATCCCTTTGAAGTTCCCTGTAGCGGATTGGAAACCTTCCGGATGGACTCCTAAAGCAGGTGCTGCGGTTGCTTCTGCTGATTATGATAGTTCCCAAATGACAAAGACATCCTCATTTTGGGGACTTTTTATCTGTTTTACTATAGGTTCCCTGGCAGGCTTGATGGCCATCAGCATCTCCAGTCCCGTCGCAACGGGAATCATAAAACTTGACTCTGCAGTTGCGGCAATTTTGGTCTCTGTGTTTGCCATATTCAATGGTGGAGGCAGGCCACTGTTCGGTTGGATAACGGACAGGATAACGCCGAGATATGCGGCAATCCTGTCTTTTGTAATTATCCTTCTGGCGTCTATCGGAATGATGTTTGCCGGTCCGGGTACCACGACCCTCTATGTGATCTGTTTCGCCGGGTTCTGGCTGTGCCTGGGTGGTTGGCTGGCAATTGCGCCAACCTCTACGGCCACCTTCTTCGGTATTAAATTTAATGCCAGGAATTATGGCATTATGCTACTGGCCTATGGCATAGGCGCCATTCTGGCCAATTTCATTTCCGGTTTTGCCAGCGACCTGTTTGGCTCATATCTGAGGGCCTTTATTCCGGTCGGTGTACTGGCCTTTGCGGGTCTTTTCATTGCCTTCTTCCTGATGAAACCACCGAAGAAAATCAGTTAG
- the uvrA gene encoding excinuclease ABC subunit UvrA: MSTDAIEVRGAREHNLKNIDVTIPRDKLVVITGVSGSGKSSLAFDTIYAEGQRRYIESLSAYARQFLGRMDKPDVDYIEGLSPAISIDQKGPSHNPRSIVGTVTEVYDYLRLLFARVGRPHCPQCGREISRQTVQQIVDSVLQIKPDTRIIVLAPLIRDRKGEHLQIFDDLKKAGFVRVRIDGYVRDLSESIQLDKNKKHTVEAVVDRIVTGDESNRARIADSVETALKLGGGVVLVSVAEGEEMLFSEHFACVNCGISLGEIAPRTFSFNSPHGACPACTGLGIKLEIDPDLVIPNRELTIAEGAIRPWATYSWYISQLEEVAGQYDFSLRVPVSKLSKEQLNLVLYGEHPDRHRHRYRFGKVREYAVGFEGVIPNLQRLHRETESENRRAEIERYMSASPCQVCEGKKLKPESLAVRIDGKNIMDVTALSAVDASVWIQSITGSRDGRQILTSNEKMIAGQIIKEINARLGFLRDIGLGYLTLDRASATLSGGETQRIRLATMIGSGLMGVLYICDEPTIGLHPADIHRLISTLSKLRDLGNTVISVEHDESMMRAADFIVDLGPGAGEHGGRIVATGGIQDVMNTRESITGQYLSGVRHIPMPAGRRNGSGKFLVIRKAGENNLKNIDVKIPLGKLVCISGVSGSGKSTLMNDILYKKLAQVFYQARDKPGKCAGITGVESIDKVINIDQSPIGRTPRSNPATYTGAFTPIRELFSSVPEARVRGYGPGRFSFNVRGGRCEACQGDGYIQIEMQFLPDVTVPCEVCKGRRYNREALEIQFKGKNIADVLDMTIEEATAFFTSFPKVKNKLATLLDVGLGYMRLGQPAPTLSGGEAQRVKLASELSRRSTGRTLYILDEPTTGLSFADIDCLLRVIQRLVDAGNTVIIIEHHMDVIKNADYIIDLGPGAGDEGGYLIASGTPEEVAKIDSSATGRYLKDVLAGRSGSATRSRYL; the protein is encoded by the coding sequence ATGTCTACTGATGCAATTGAAGTCAGGGGCGCTCGGGAACACAATCTCAAGAACATTGACGTTACTATCCCGAGGGATAAACTGGTTGTCATTACAGGCGTCTCTGGTTCAGGCAAGAGCTCGCTGGCATTCGATACCATCTATGCCGAGGGGCAGCGGCGTTATATCGAATCTCTTTCGGCATATGCCCGGCAGTTTCTGGGACGTATGGACAAACCCGATGTCGACTATATCGAAGGCCTGAGCCCTGCTATATCGATCGATCAGAAGGGGCCGTCTCATAATCCGCGCTCCATCGTAGGAACTGTGACCGAGGTTTACGACTACCTGCGCCTGCTGTTTGCCAGGGTAGGAAGGCCGCACTGTCCCCAATGCGGCCGGGAGATATCCCGCCAGACGGTACAACAAATCGTGGATTCGGTACTCCAGATCAAGCCTGATACTCGCATAATAGTACTGGCGCCGTTGATCAGGGACAGAAAAGGTGAACACCTGCAGATATTCGACGATCTGAAGAAGGCAGGATTTGTACGTGTCAGGATCGATGGATACGTGCGCGACCTCTCCGAATCCATACAGCTGGATAAAAACAAGAAACACACGGTGGAAGCCGTAGTGGACCGTATTGTAACAGGTGATGAAAGCAACCGGGCGCGTATAGCCGATTCAGTTGAGACCGCGCTCAAGCTGGGGGGAGGTGTGGTGCTGGTGTCTGTTGCCGAGGGAGAGGAGATGCTCTTTTCGGAGCATTTTGCCTGCGTAAATTGCGGGATCAGCTTGGGCGAGATCGCTCCACGCACATTCAGCTTCAACAGTCCTCATGGCGCCTGCCCGGCCTGTACCGGCCTGGGCATCAAGCTTGAGATCGATCCCGATCTGGTTATACCCAACCGGGAACTGACGATCGCCGAGGGCGCCATCAGGCCGTGGGCTACCTACTCATGGTATATCAGCCAGCTCGAAGAGGTAGCTGGGCAATACGATTTCTCGCTGCGTGTACCTGTGAGCAAGCTCAGCAAGGAACAACTGAATCTGGTGCTGTATGGAGAACATCCTGACCGGCACAGGCACCGTTATCGTTTTGGCAAAGTGCGCGAGTATGCGGTCGGTTTTGAGGGCGTTATACCAAACCTGCAACGTCTGCACAGAGAGACGGAGTCCGAAAACAGGCGCGCAGAGATCGAGAGGTATATGTCGGCGTCGCCCTGTCAGGTTTGCGAGGGGAAAAAGTTGAAACCGGAATCGCTGGCGGTCAGGATCGATGGGAAAAATATTATGGATGTCACGGCCCTATCGGCAGTTGATGCAAGCGTATGGATACAATCCATCACAGGCAGCCGTGACGGCAGGCAAATACTGACCTCCAATGAGAAAATGATCGCGGGGCAAATAATAAAGGAGATTAATGCCCGTCTGGGTTTTCTCAGGGATATCGGCCTTGGATACCTGACTTTAGACAGGGCCTCGGCCACTTTAAGCGGGGGAGAAACGCAGAGGATCAGGCTGGCAACCATGATAGGAAGCGGATTGATGGGCGTTTTATATATCTGTGATGAACCGACCATCGGCCTGCATCCTGCCGATATACACAGGCTGATTAGTACGCTTAGTAAGCTTCGTGACCTGGGCAATACCGTCATCAGTGTCGAGCATGACGAAAGTATGATGAGGGCGGCCGATTTCATTGTTGATCTGGGCCCGGGCGCGGGCGAGCACGGAGGCCGCATCGTTGCGACCGGCGGTATTCAGGATGTGATGAATACCCGTGAATCGATCACCGGTCAGTATTTAAGCGGCGTCAGGCATATACCCATGCCGGCCGGGCGCAGGAATGGATCCGGCAAATTCCTGGTGATCAGAAAGGCAGGGGAGAATAATCTTAAAAACATCGACGTTAAGATCCCGCTGGGCAAGCTGGTCTGCATCAGCGGCGTCTCAGGAAGCGGCAAGAGCACGTTGATGAACGATATTTTGTACAAGAAGCTGGCCCAGGTTTTTTATCAGGCCAGGGACAAGCCGGGGAAATGCGCAGGGATAACGGGCGTGGAGAGTATCGACAAGGTAATAAATATCGATCAGTCTCCTATCGGGCGCACCCCGCGTAGCAATCCGGCTACATATACCGGCGCCTTCACTCCCATCAGGGAGCTTTTCTCATCTGTACCGGAAGCGCGCGTGCGAGGCTACGGGCCGGGCCGTTTCTCGTTTAATGTGCGAGGCGGGCGCTGCGAAGCCTGCCAGGGCGACGGGTATATACAAATTGAAATGCAGTTTCTACCAGATGTCACTGTCCCCTGCGAAGTATGCAAAGGAAGGCGATATAACCGGGAGGCGCTCGAGATACAGTTCAAGGGCAAGAATATTGCTGATGTGCTCGATATGACGATCGAGGAAGCTACTGCCTTTTTTACCAGCTTCCCCAAAGTTAAGAATAAGCTCGCCACATTGTTGGATGTCGGTCTGGGGTATATGCGTCTGGGACAACCTGCCCCGACGCTGTCAGGTGGAGAGGCGCAGAGAGTCAAGCTGGCATCGGAGCTATCGCGCCGGTCGACAGGCAGGACCCTCTATATTTTAGACGAGCCAACGACAGGGCTTTCTTTCGCAGATATCGATTGCCTGCTGAGAGTAATTCAAAGGCTGGTGGACGCAGGCAATACTGTGATCATCATAGAACACCATATGGACGTGATAAAAAACGCAGATTATATCATCGACCTCGGGCCCGGAGCGGGAGACGAAGGAGGTTATCTTATAGCCTCAGGTACGCCTGAGGAGGTGGCAAAAATCGATTCTTCCGCTACAGGGCGTTATTTGAAAGACGTGCTGGCCGGGCGCAGTGGATCTGCTACTCGATCTCGATATCTTTAA
- the hypA gene encoding hydrogenase maturation nickel metallochaperone HypA encodes MHEMGIAQNILDIALSAAGKEGASKITRINLVAGDLRGIVPLQLTFCFGLVAKDTIAGGAYLNIDEVPVSGHCDGCNADFSIKDYEYVCPTCGSTKIKLTGGTELSIKDIEIE; translated from the coding sequence ATGCATGAGATGGGCATCGCCCAGAATATACTGGACATAGCGCTCAGCGCAGCCGGCAAGGAAGGCGCATCGAAGATCACCAGGATCAACCTGGTGGCCGGCGATCTGCGCGGCATCGTACCTTTGCAGCTCACCTTCTGTTTCGGGCTGGTGGCCAAAGACACCATAGCCGGAGGCGCCTATTTGAATATCGACGAAGTGCCCGTCAGCGGACATTGCGACGGCTGCAATGCAGATTTTTCCATCAAGGATTATGAATACGTATGCCCCACATGCGGCAGTACCAAAATCAAGTTAACAGGCGGCACGGAGCTGAGCATTAAAGATATCGAGATCGAGTAG
- the hypB gene encoding hydrogenase nickel incorporation protein HypB, whose product MKINVMQDVLQANDRIAGENRQLFNENHNLVLNLMSSPGAGKTSLLEKTAERVEGKLRLGVIVGDIETTRDADRISKFNIPAIQLTTGTACHLDANMVASALPHLKLDKIDVLVVENVGNLVCPAEFIVGEDYKIMILSVTEGDEKPLKYPLMFRESALMLINKIDLLQYTNFSLKEARANARKINPGIDIIELSCTNGSGLDEWVSWLTAKHRNKTGGAGHA is encoded by the coding sequence ATGAAGATCAACGTTATGCAGGATGTGCTGCAAGCCAATGATAGGATAGCCGGAGAGAACAGGCAGCTTTTCAATGAAAACCACAATCTTGTGCTCAACCTGATGAGCTCGCCGGGCGCCGGAAAAACTTCGCTGCTTGAGAAAACAGCAGAGAGAGTCGAGGGCAAACTCAGGCTGGGAGTTATCGTCGGCGACATCGAGACGACGCGGGACGCAGACCGCATCAGCAAATTCAACATCCCCGCCATACAACTGACCACGGGAACCGCCTGCCATCTCGATGCCAACATGGTCGCTTCCGCTCTTCCCCACCTGAAGCTGGATAAAATAGATGTCCTGGTGGTCGAGAACGTGGGAAACCTGGTTTGTCCCGCCGAGTTTATCGTGGGCGAGGATTATAAAATCATGATTTTAAGTGTTACAGAAGGTGATGAAAAGCCCCTCAAGTACCCGCTGATGTTCCGTGAATCGGCTCTGATGCTGATCAATAAAATAGACCTTCTCCAGTACACCAACTTCAGTTTGAAAGAAGCCAGAGCCAATGCCCGCAAGATTAATCCCGGCATCGACATCATTGAGCTATCGTGCACAAACGGCTCCGGACTGGACGAATGGGTATCGTGGCTGACAGCAAAACACCGTAACAAAACCGGCGGGGCCGGCCATGCATGA
- the glgP gene encoding alpha-glucan family phosphorylase gives MKEHIKMIIPERISGLGELAYNMWWSWHPEARNLFRRLDRLVWKNTAHNPVRLLTEIPYHQLVACAEDANYLSSYDATMEEYRKSLFVNPPWFMTKYPQHGDKSVAYFSLEFALHNSLPLYAGGLGVLAGDYCKAASDLGIPLVGVGFMYPQGYFHQHISEDGWQTEVYEQLGYDKVAVSRVMDHDGKTLTVQVPLDSVHIKVAAWLLNVGRVKLYLLDTNLEENPQAYRGLTARLYGGDRELRLLQELVIGIGGVRILRALGLKPAVWHANEGHTTFMLVERLREFIKSGMPLDAALKSVAETSVFTTHTPLPAGNDTFAPDIIDRYFHSYWGELGITREQFFDFGTSQQNKDSFNMTILGLKLAGYRNGVSKLHGEVCRSMWHGLWPEKPESEVPIVSITNGVHLPTWTAPQIQILFSRFLGDDWEDHQAERERWDGVNDIPDEAIWTIHRWLKFKLVGAILDRARERWSHDRVAAIQPLAMGALLDPDVLTIGFSRRFTGYKRASLIFKDVERLKKILNHEMQPVQIIFAGKAHPQDDDGKRLIQQIYRYAKDPDYGGRIAFVEDYDMHMARDLVAGVDVWLNTPLTLMEASGTSGQKASANGAVNLSILDGWWFEGYNGDNGWAVDERGRIDSMDRDNVTADAICELLEDHVIPLYYDRDINGTPHGWVKMMKESIRSNAPHFNTSRMAGEYVERFYLKALQYAETNNLE, from the coding sequence ATGAAAGAACATATTAAGATGATAATACCTGAGCGCATATCGGGATTGGGTGAGCTTGCCTATAATATGTGGTGGAGCTGGCATCCTGAAGCCAGGAACCTGTTCAGGAGACTTGACAGGCTGGTCTGGAAGAATACCGCACATAATCCAGTCAGGTTATTAACGGAAATACCGTATCACCAACTGGTGGCCTGTGCCGAGGACGCCAATTACCTGAGCAGCTACGACGCGACTATGGAGGAGTATCGCAAGAGCCTCTTTGTCAATCCTCCCTGGTTTATGACGAAATATCCACAGCACGGCGACAAATCAGTAGCCTACTTTTCACTGGAATTTGCCCTGCACAACTCGTTGCCGCTTTATGCCGGCGGATTGGGTGTACTGGCGGGAGATTACTGCAAAGCAGCCAGTGATCTCGGTATACCGCTGGTAGGGGTGGGTTTCATGTACCCGCAGGGTTATTTTCATCAGCATATATCGGAGGACGGCTGGCAGACCGAGGTGTATGAGCAACTGGGCTATGATAAAGTCGCGGTTTCACGGGTGATGGACCATGACGGTAAAACTCTGACTGTTCAGGTCCCTCTGGATAGTGTTCATATCAAGGTCGCGGCCTGGCTTCTGAACGTAGGCCGCGTTAAATTGTATCTGCTGGATACAAATCTTGAGGAGAATCCCCAGGCCTATCGGGGATTAACAGCCAGATTGTATGGCGGAGACAGGGAGTTGAGGTTACTTCAGGAGCTGGTAATAGGTATCGGCGGCGTGCGCATACTAAGGGCGTTGGGACTGAAACCCGCAGTCTGGCACGCTAATGAGGGACACACAACCTTTATGCTGGTGGAACGCCTTCGCGAATTCATTAAATCGGGCATGCCGCTGGATGCCGCGCTTAAGTCTGTGGCTGAGACGTCGGTATTCACCACGCATACACCGTTGCCCGCAGGTAACGATACCTTTGCACCCGATATCATCGACAGGTATTTTCACTCCTATTGGGGGGAGCTTGGAATCACAAGGGAGCAATTTTTTGATTTTGGGACCAGCCAGCAGAACAAAGACTCCTTCAATATGACGATACTTGGCCTGAAACTGGCAGGCTACAGAAATGGTGTAAGTAAGCTGCACGGAGAGGTCTGCCGCAGCATGTGGCATGGCCTGTGGCCGGAAAAGCCCGAGTCCGAGGTGCCCATTGTATCTATAACCAACGGCGTACATCTGCCTACCTGGACGGCGCCCCAGATCCAGATTCTATTCAGTCGATTCCTGGGAGATGACTGGGAAGATCATCAGGCTGAGAGGGAAAGATGGGACGGTGTAAATGATATACCTGATGAAGCGATCTGGACCATACATCGTTGGCTGAAGTTTAAACTGGTCGGAGCAATACTGGACCGTGCACGTGAAAGGTGGTCCCATGACCGAGTTGCCGCCATACAGCCACTGGCTATGGGAGCATTGTTAGATCCCGATGTGCTGACCATTGGATTCTCCAGACGCTTCACGGGATATAAGAGAGCTTCACTCATCTTCAAAGATGTTGAAAGGCTAAAGAAAATACTGAATCATGAGATGCAGCCTGTGCAGATTATTTTTGCCGGCAAGGCTCATCCTCAGGACGACGATGGCAAACGGCTGATACAACAGATTTACCGCTATGCCAAGGATCCCGATTATGGTGGAAGGATCGCCTTTGTTGAAGATTACGATATGCATATGGCAAGGGATCTGGTGGCCGGAGTGGATGTCTGGTTAAACACACCGTTAACGTTGATGGAGGCCAGCGGGACGAGTGGTCAAAAGGCGTCGGCGAATGGTGCGGTTAATCTAAGCATACTGGACGGTTGGTGGTTTGAAGGGTACAACGGCGACAACGGCTGGGCCGTGGATGAAAGAGGTCGGATCGATTCAATGGACCGCGATAACGTGACGGCGGATGCCATCTGCGAGCTGCTGGAAGATCACGTGATACCGCTTTACTATGATCGCGACATCAATGGCACGCCACACGGCTGGGTAAAAATGATGAAAGAGAGCATACGCTCAAACGCGCCGCATTTCAATACATCAAGGATGGCCGGCGAATATGTCGAGAGGTTCTACCTGAAAGCTCTGCAATACGCTGAAACAAACAATCTTGAATAA
- the pfkA gene encoding 6-phosphofructokinase → MKKQLRKIGVLTSGGDAPGMNAAIRSVVRSAIFHEMEVVGIRRGFSGLIAGEFQKFNQRSVANIIQKGGTILETSRCPEMMEVEGRKKAIDALLSQEIDACVIIGGGGSFHAAQAMTEESDIAFMGIPGSIDNDIWGTDFSIGFHTAVNTALDAIDRIRDTASAFERIFFVEVMGRKSGFIALTVGLAGGAEQIIIPEIHMDVEELCQNLRESFKRGKRSSIIVVAEGNTVDDTINIEKYVQMRLKVETRLCTLGHIQRGGSPTAADRILASCLGVAAVEGLVNGKKGHAVGEVKGEIVYTPFKDTWQKKKTIDERFLKYIPVLSQ, encoded by the coding sequence ATGAAGAAGCAACTTAGAAAAATCGGAGTCCTTACATCCGGTGGAGACGCGCCCGGCATGAACGCTGCCATAAGGTCCGTTGTCCGCAGTGCCATATTCCACGAGATGGAAGTAGTCGGCATACGTCGCGGATTCTCGGGCTTAATAGCCGGTGAATTCCAGAAATTCAACCAGCGATCTGTGGCCAATATAATTCAAAAGGGTGGAACCATCCTGGAGACCTCCCGTTGCCCCGAGATGATGGAGGTAGAAGGTCGCAAGAAGGCTATTGATGCTTTATTGTCTCAGGAGATCGATGCTTGCGTGATAATAGGCGGCGGCGGCTCATTCCATGCTGCCCAGGCTATGACTGAGGAAAGCGACATTGCCTTTATGGGAATACCCGGGAGCATCGATAATGATATCTGGGGCACGGATTTTTCGATTGGATTTCATACGGCTGTTAATACTGCCCTGGACGCCATCGACCGCATCAGGGATACCGCCAGCGCCTTCGAAAGGATATTCTTTGTCGAGGTGATGGGCAGGAAATCCGGATTTATCGCGCTTACAGTCGGCCTGGCGGGTGGCGCCGAACAGATCATTATTCCGGAGATCCATATGGATGTGGAGGAACTCTGCCAGAACCTCAGGGAGAGCTTCAAACGGGGCAAGAGAAGCAGTATTATTGTGGTTGCCGAGGGAAACACCGTCGATGATACCATCAATATCGAGAAGTATGTGCAGATGCGCCTCAAGGTCGAGACGCGATTGTGCACGCTTGGCCATATACAGAGGGGAGGATCACCCACAGCCGCAGACAGGATTCTTGCCAGCTGCCTGGGCGTCGCCGCTGTTGAAGGCCTGGTGAACGGGAAAAAGGGGCATGCTGTCGGAGAGGTCAAGGGCGAGATCGTCTACACGCCCTTCAAGGATACCTGGCAAAAGAAAAAGACCATCGATGAACGTTTCCTCAAATATATACCCGTTCTATCTCAGTAA